From the Haladaptatus caseinilyticus genome, the window CGCAGAAGACGATTGGCGAACTCGAACTCGATGAGATCAAAGACACACTCCAACGCTCTCGTGAGGTTGACGACTACAACGATCTCGATGATACGTCGAAGAATCCCCTCCTGCGGAGTGCAGGCAGTGATGAGGACGAAGCGTTCGAGCGCCTGATGCTCAAACAGGAGTTGAACGACGACTACGGACTTGGAGAAGAAGACTTCGAGTACGCAGAGGAGTACTTCGAAACCGCTCCGAAAGACCGCGACCTGTTGTACACAAATGTCGTCGATTCCGAGAGTGGGCACGCACCGGGGGTCTTCGGCCTCGCACACCTCTGGTTCGATGACGAGTCTGATGCACCACTTGGCCGAACCCGGCGGGCGCTCTACTCGAAGCGCACTGGGAAAGATGTGGACGAGGTGAGCGCGATTCGGTCGCTCAAGATTAACCCCGACACAAAGGGTCGAAAGATGACTAGTCACGACAAGCGATACCTCGAAGAACGCAATGCTATCGAAGGGGTTGTCGAGAGACGTATCGAGGAAGCAAAGCAGGGACTCATCGGAACGAAATTCGAGGAAGGAGACGACTATTCAGTCGAGCAGGAGAAAATCATCTCCTACCTGCGGCACCTCAAGCGAAATTCGTCTGGTGAATTAGCAAAACCAGTTGATGGGCACACCGAGATTTCGGAGGTTGCAACAATCGTCTTGGAGCGCGTCAAGGAGGTCAAACTGAAGAATACTGACGAGGATCGAATCCTTCGTGAGACGTTCCGTCAAGAGGACAAGGGACTTGGAGAGTGGGACCTTGACGAGTTCTTCGAGACGTTGGTAGATTTCCTCGATGAGAATATTGAAGATTCGACCGAGTACCAGTCGAAATTGGCAGGGACAGGTGATGTAGATGCCCGTGTTCTCTGTTGGGGCGTGTTGAATCGGTAGTCGATTCGGAGGTTAACTAGTTTTCAGGAAAAAGAGTCCTTAGCCAACTTACGGATGCGGGCCGGTTTCAGCGAGTTCATCGAACTTCTCGAAGACGAGGTCAAAATATTCTTCAGTCATTCGGCGGGGGTTGCTCACTCGATGGAAGTCTTCAAGGACGAACTCAGTGTCTCGTCGATTCAGTCCGTAGGCATGGAACGCCGCCGCGTCGATTTCGGCTTGCAGTCGCATTCGTTCGTCTTCGTCGGTTGCCGGTTCGATACCTCCGAGACGTTCGCGCATCTCGGCAAAGGCGTCTCCATAGCAGTTGAGGCGGGCAGCACGTTCAGAGATGTAGTGGAACCAGTCGTCGCCGTCGGTGAGACGGGGCATTTGGGATTCCTCGAATTTGTACTTGACAATATGTGCGTCAACTTTCGTTCGCAACAGGAAATCAAACGGAATGCTGTTGAGTAGACCCAATGCGACAAACAGTTCGTTATCAGAGAAGACACGACTGTAGGCACTGTGCATCGGATAAGTTCCGAGATCGTCCTTATCTGGATCTACCTTGAACGGTCGAACAGTATGGAGTGTATGGACTGCAACAGACTCTTTGGGAACCACCCCTGCGATGAGTGTTCTCTCGTCGGTTGCACGCGCAATTTCACGGAGAACGATTCGGTACTCAGTAGAGTCCAAGAGAACGTCTTCGGGAGAGAGTTCTTGTCGGTCGAACTCTTCAGTGAGCAGGTCGTTGACGAATCCCTTCTGTGACCGAGTATTCAAATGACTAAATTCAGCATCGTTAGAGAACTTGTTGTAGATGGCTTTTTTGAGGCTGATGTCGTCGTCACGGGAACGGAAGTTCTTCCCGCGAATGCGAGCCTTTGCACTCTTTTCTTCGGAGACGTCCTCGTCAACACTCCAAAGAGAAATGTCTTCTAGGCCTCGCACAAACTCGCTATCGTAAGCGAACTGGAAGACATTCTTTCCTTGGTAGACTGGGAAATCTCCGTCTTCTTTATTCTCTACGAAGCGGTCAGAATCCCCTGCACGGTGCAATTCAGCATACAGCGAAGCGTACCATGTGCTATCTATGTCTTCAGATACGGGGGGGTGTTCTAGAATTTTTGAAAGTACGTCTACCTCGGCTTTTGTTTCGATGTTAGGGAAGATCCGTGCTTGAGGAGAGTAGTTCTTAAGCACTTTTGATGGAATCTCAAACGATTTCTGATTGATGTTCTGGAGAACGTTCACCGAGGTCTGGTGGAAGACTCCGTGAACAGAGTCAGTCGAGCCACTATTCTGTAGGGTTACAATACCGAAATTGTATCGGCTATCTATCGCTGGGAAAATGCCGCGGTTTTCAAAGCCAATCACATTCTGGACTGTCGACTCTTCCAGAGCGTGAAGTCTGAGGTCTTTCCCTGCTGCTCCGTTGAAAATCACCCCGGGAAGGATTTGTGCAACGTATCCATCCTCAGAGATAATATCGAAGACCCGTTCAAAGAAGAGCATCGAGAGGTCGTTTTCGTTGCCGACAGCCCGCCCATCAACCTCCGGGTTTTGGAGCTTGTACTGACCACCGTCGTTGAAATATTTCGCTCGACGTGCCATCTCTTTTTGATGTTTGTCCCACCCCTCAGCAATGGATGAGTCTTCAAGCAACTCCTCCATCTTCGAATCCTTGTCCTCTGGCATCCGAGTTCGGAAGGTTTCATCGAATTTGGAGAAGTAATCGTCACGATTGGAAGTAAGCACGTCCCATGGGGGGTTTCCGATAATCACATCGAACCCCCCGTCTCGGTATACCGTTGCAAATTCCAAAACCCAGTGGAATGGACTGTATGCCTTTAATTCTTCAGCAGAAACATCGTTAATCCCCGTATCGCTGAACTGCTTCAGAACTTTCTCATTGAGCGTTTGACTGTGCGTATCGATTCGAGACTCGGCTAGGTTTCGTGCATTTGCTGCATCTGATCCAGTAGTTGCACTACGATGTCGCTCAACGGCATCAATGATGTCCTCATACAGATCCTTCACACTGACACCAATGCCTTCTCCAAAGTTCGATAACGCGGCGTCGCCCTGTTCCTCACGAGCGACTTCCATGATTTCTGTAAACCCAATTAGAGAGTTCCCCTGCCGAATGTTGAAGTCAATATTCGGGAGCGGCTCGACTTCCTTCGGATTGTTTTCAATGTCAGCGACCATCGATAACCACAGGCGGAGCTTACAGATCTCAACTGCGCCGTCGTCGATGTCGACGCCATAGAGGTTGTGGAGGATAATCTGCTTCTTCGCGTACAGGGTCACGGTCCCATCCGTCGCGTCGATAGTGTCTAACTCATTTTCTATTCGACCGGGGAGTTCCCACGGACGGTCGTCACGAAGGGCTTGGAAATACTCCAAGCACTGGAGATACACGTCGAGAAGAACCTCCTGTGCGGCCAAGAGAAATGCCCCACTGCCGACTGCGGGGTCGAGAACGCGGAGTTTCTTCAGCGCATCGAAGTAGAGGGTCTGGACGTGGTCTTGATTCACGGCCTCGAGGTTCACCGTTTGGGCAACGCCGCCGTCCGCCACAACGGGCGTATCACTCTGACTGGCCGAAGCCACATCGAGTGAGAAAATGTCGTCGATCGCGTCGTAGTCAGTCCCGTGTTCTTCGTTCACCCGGTCAAGGAGCCACGGATGGACGGTTCGTCGGGACATAAAGCCGGTAATCTCTTCAGGCGTGTAGTACGCGCCCATCTCCTTCTGGTTGACTGTCTGCTCGAAGATGTGCCCCAAGATGGCGGGCGAGAGGTTCTTCGGGTCCACGATGTCGAGCCGTTCGTCCACGTTCCAGTTCCAGTCTGAGAGGAAGTCGAGAATCTTTCCGAAGAGTTCTGCCGTCTGTTCGGGGGAGTCTCCGAGCCTGGCGTCTTCGAACTCCTCTTCGATGGGGTTCTTGCTGAACAGGCCGCCGTTGAGGTAGGGGAGGACGCCGAAGTCGTCGTCCTTCTTCCCTTCTGCGAGGATCTCGAAGAACAGCGGTTCGTAGAACTCCTCGTACACGTCTCCCTTCGCGTCGAACTCTTCGTGCTTCTCGTGGAGGTAGTCAGACTCGTAGTCGAGCAGACCCTTCTTTTGGATAAAGTAGAGAAAGATCATCCGGTCGAGCGTAACCTGCACGTAGCGCTGTTTAGCGTCGCCACGGTCATCATCGATACCAGCGACCTCTTGGACGAGTTCGGTTCGGAGTTTCTCGAAATCCTCGTAGAAATCGTTGACAACCTGCTTTGTATCGTAGAGAGAATCAAAAATTGTCTCAGGTTTGTTGAACTCGATGGCGTTGAGTTTCTGGAGGATGGTGTTTTTGTCCCCGTGAGTGCTCGTCATCTGTTCTTTCGAGAACGAAAGTTGCTGGTACTTCGTCCGTCCGTGAGCGTCCCACTTAGAATATGGATTTCTTTCATTTGTCGTCGGATTGGATGTAGTATTCCTGA encodes:
- a CDS encoding Eco57I restriction-modification methylase domain-containing protein — its product is MTSTHGDKNTILQKLNAIEFNKPETIFDSLYDTKQVVNDFYEDFEKLRTELVQEVAGIDDDRGDAKQRYVQVTLDRMIFLYFIQKKGLLDYESDYLHEKHEEFDAKGDVYEEFYEPLFFEILAEGKKDDDFGVLPYLNGGLFSKNPIEEEFEDARLGDSPEQTAELFGKILDFLSDWNWNVDERLDIVDPKNLSPAILGHIFEQTVNQKEMGAYYTPEEITGFMSRRTVHPWLLDRVNEEHGTDYDAIDDIFSLDVASASQSDTPVVADGGVAQTVNLEAVNQDHVQTLYFDALKKLRVLDPAVGSGAFLLAAQEVLLDVYLQCLEYFQALRDDRPWELPGRIENELDTIDATDGTVTLYAKKQIILHNLYGVDIDDGAVEICKLRLWLSMVADIENNPKEVEPLPNIDFNIRQGNSLIGFTEIMEVAREEQGDAALSNFGEGIGVSVKDLYEDIIDAVERHRSATTGSDAANARNLAESRIDTHSQTLNEKVLKQFSDTGINDVSAEELKAYSPFHWVLEFATVYRDGGFDVIIGNPPWDVLTSNRDDYFSKFDETFRTRMPEDKDSKMEELLEDSSIAEGWDKHQKEMARRAKYFNDGGQYKLQNPEVDGRAVGNENDLSMLFFERVFDIISEDGYVAQILPGVIFNGAAGKDLRLHALEESTVQNVIGFENRGIFPAIDSRYNFGIVTLQNSGSTDSVHGVFHQTSVNVLQNINQKSFEIPSKVLKNYSPQARIFPNIETKAEVDVLSKILEHPPVSEDIDSTWYASLYAELHRAGDSDRFVENKEDGDFPVYQGKNVFQFAYDSEFVRGLEDISLWSVDEDVSEEKSAKARIRGKNFRSRDDDISLKKAIYNKFSNDAEFSHLNTRSQKGFVNDLLTEEFDRQELSPEDVLLDSTEYRIVLREIARATDERTLIAGVVPKESVAVHTLHTVRPFKVDPDKDDLGTYPMHSAYSRVFSDNELFVALGLLNSIPFDFLLRTKVDAHIVKYKFEESQMPRLTDGDDWFHYISERAARLNCYGDAFAEMRERLGGIEPATDEDERMRLQAEIDAAAFHAYGLNRRDTEFVLEDFHRVSNPRRMTEEYFDLVFEKFDELAETGPHP